One Carassius auratus strain Wakin chromosome 4, ASM336829v1, whole genome shotgun sequence DNA segment encodes these proteins:
- the dus4l gene encoding tRNA-dihydrouridine(20a/20b) synthase [NAD(P)+]-like isoform X2, protein MTEVHSKVPVDSGNILDLFNRAKPVRVCAPMVRYSKLAFRCLVRKYDCDVCFTPMIIAADFMRSAKARDSEFTTNKTDRPLIVQFAAKDAQTLADAASVVSPFSDGVDLNCGCPQRIHKDMRKTVDLCQKVEAAGVSWVTVHGRTADERHQPVHYDAIKTIKDSLSIPVIANGDIKSMQDVEAIYELTGVDGVMAARGLLANPAMFAGYEETPLQCVWDWVDIAVEHGTPFTCFHHHLIYMLERISSQPERRVFNSLSSTSAVIDYLHSTYGSA, encoded by the exons ATGACAGAGGTGCATAGTAAAGTCCCAGTGGACAGTGGGAATATCTTGGATCTGTTTAACAGGGCAAAACCAGTCAGAGTGTGTGCACCTATGGTCCGATACTCGAA GTTGGCTTTCAGATGTCTGGTGAGGAAATATGACTGTGATGTGTGTTTCACCCCAATGATCATTGCAGCTGATTTCATGCGCTCTGCAAAAGCTCGAGACAGTGAATTTACCACCAATAAGA CTGACAGACCGTTGATCGTCCAGTTTGCTGCAAAGGATGCACAGACGCTGGCAGATGCGGCGAGTGTGGTTTCTCCTTTCTCAGATGGGGTGGATTTGAACTGCGGCTGTCCACAAAG AATTCACAAGGATATGAGGAAGACGGTGGATCTGTGTCAGAAGGTGGAGGCAGCAGGAGTCTCCTGGGTCACAGTTCACGGTCGTACCGCTGACGAGAGACACCAGCCCGTTCACTACGACGCCATTAAGACCATAAAGGACAGTCTTTCCATCCCGGTCATCGCTAACGGTGACATCAAGAGCATGCAGGACGTGGAGGCCATCTACGAGCTCACAGGGGTGGACG GTGTGATGGCGGCTCGGGGATTGCTGGCCAATCCTGCCATGTTTGCCGGGTACGAGGAGACCCCGCTGCAGTGTGTGTGGGACTGGGTGGACATCGCTGTGGAGCACGGGACCCCGTTCACCTGTTTCCACCATCACCTGATCTACATGCTGGAGCGCATCAGCTCTCAGCCCGAGAGGAGAGTGTTCAATAGCTTATCCAGTACTTCTGCCGTCATTGACTACCTTCACAGTACATACGGCTCCGCGTAG
- the LOC113059558 gene encoding conserved oligomeric Golgi complex subunit 5-like: MATMEASPESTANTLLKDECYTDFLKEGFDVKTYTAQAIHHAVIAEQLAKLAVDQTNTCQMRQTPVEMRQTPVRCLTNDADQNRCSPQCCGQDKDQNC, translated from the exons ATGGCAACGATGGAGGCTAGTCCGGAATCAACAGCGAATACACTGCTGAAAGATG AGTGCTATACTGATTTCCTTAAAGAGGGTTTTGATGTGAAGACGTACACAGCTCAAGCCATTCATCATGCTGTCATTGCAGAGCAGCTGGCAAAGCTGGCAGTGGATCAGACAAACACCTGTCAGATGAGACAAACACCTGTCGAGATGAGACAAACACCTGTCAG GTGTCTAACAAATGATGCAGACCAGAATCGTTGCTCTCCACAGTGCTGTGGACAG GATAAGGACCAAAATTGTTGA
- the dus4l gene encoding tRNA-dihydrouridine(20a/20b) synthase [NAD(P)+]-like isoform X1 produces the protein MTEVHSKVPVDSGNILDLFNRAKPVRVCAPMVRYSKLAFRCLVRKYDCDVCFTPMIIAADFMRSAKARDSEFTTNKTDRPLIVQFAAKDAQTLADAASVVSPFSDGVDLNCGCPQRWAMSEGYGACLINKPELVKDMVRHVRNQIDNPNYTVSVKIRIHKDMRKTVDLCQKVEAAGVSWVTVHGRTADERHQPVHYDAIKTIKDSLSIPVIANGDIKSMQDVEAIYELTGVDGVMAARGLLANPAMFAGYEETPLQCVWDWVDIAVEHGTPFTCFHHHLIYMLERISSQPERRVFNSLSSTSAVIDYLHSTYGSA, from the exons ATGACAGAGGTGCATAGTAAAGTCCCAGTGGACAGTGGGAATATCTTGGATCTGTTTAACAGGGCAAAACCAGTCAGAGTGTGTGCACCTATGGTCCGATACTCGAA GTTGGCTTTCAGATGTCTGGTGAGGAAATATGACTGTGATGTGTGTTTCACCCCAATGATCATTGCAGCTGATTTCATGCGCTCTGCAAAAGCTCGAGACAGTGAATTTACCACCAATAAGA CTGACAGACCGTTGATCGTCCAGTTTGCTGCAAAGGATGCACAGACGCTGGCAGATGCGGCGAGTGTGGTTTCTCCTTTCTCAGATGGGGTGGATTTGAACTGCGGCTGTCCACAAAG GTGGGCCATGTCTGAAGGCTACGGTGCGTGTCTGATTAACAAACCTGAGCTGGTGAAAGACATGGTTCGACATGTCCGAAACCAAATCGACAATCCCAACTATACAGTATCGGTTAAAATAAG AATTCACAAGGATATGAGGAAGACGGTGGATCTGTGTCAGAAGGTGGAGGCAGCAGGAGTCTCCTGGGTCACAGTTCACGGTCGTACCGCTGACGAGAGACACCAGCCCGTTCACTACGACGCCATTAAGACCATAAAGGACAGTCTTTCCATCCCGGTCATCGCTAACGGTGACATCAAGAGCATGCAGGACGTGGAGGCCATCTACGAGCTCACAGGGGTGGACG GTGTGATGGCGGCTCGGGGATTGCTGGCCAATCCTGCCATGTTTGCCGGGTACGAGGAGACCCCGCTGCAGTGTGTGTGGGACTGGGTGGACATCGCTGTGGAGCACGGGACCCCGTTCACCTGTTTCCACCATCACCTGATCTACATGCTGGAGCGCATCAGCTCTCAGCCCGAGAGGAGAGTGTTCAATAGCTTATCCAGTACTTCTGCCGTCATTGACTACCTTCACAGTACATACGGCTCCGCGTAG